In Molothrus ater isolate BHLD 08-10-18 breed brown headed cowbird chromosome 19, BPBGC_Mater_1.1, whole genome shotgun sequence, a single genomic region encodes these proteins:
- the MCRIP1 gene encoding mapk-regulated corepressor-interacting protein 1: MASSPVSRVVYNGKRSGGPRSPGAGSEIFTPAHEENVRFIYEAWQCVERDLRSQMGSERGLVEEYVEKMPNPSLKAFKPVDLGDLKRRNTQDAKKS; the protein is encoded by the exons ATGGCCAG CTCCCCCGTCTCCCGGGTGGTGTACAACGGAAAGCGGAGCGGCGGCCCGCGCTCCCCCGGCGCCGGCAGCGAGATCTTCACGCCGGCCCACGAGGAGAACGTGCGCTTCATCTACGAGG CCTGGCAGTGCGTGGAGCGCGACCTGCGCAGCCAGATGGGCTCCGAGCGCGGCCTGGTCGAGGAATACGTGGAGAAGATGCCGAACCCCAGCCTGAAAG CGTTTAAACCCGTCGACCTGGGTGATCTGAAGAGGAGGAACACACAGGATGCAAAGAAGTCCTAA
- the PPP1R27 gene encoding protein phosphatase 1 regulatory subunit 27 encodes MPLCLKAAAVSMRDYCPAVPQYGRYGRCSPRYGRYTPRLRASRTVRFPNDVVFQDHIKQGDLEQVGRFIRARKVTLDTIYPSGMAALHEAVLTGNLDCVKLLVKYGADIHQRDENGWTPLHMACSDGYADIARYLLSLGASLEATTDDGEKPSDLIDPEYEDLVQLLGGAALR; translated from the exons ATGCCGCTGTGCCTGAAGGCTGCTGCCGTCAGCATGAGGGACTATTGCCCCGCGGTGCCGCAGTACGGCCGCTACGGCCGGTGCTCGCCGCGGTACGGCCGCTACACGCCCCGGCTCCGGGCCTCCCGCACCGTGCGCTTCCCCAACGACGTCGTCTTCCAGGACCACATCAAGCAGGGGGACCTGGAGCAGGTGGGCAGGTTCATACGAGCCAGGAAGGTGACACTGGACACCATCTACCCTTCTG gcatGGCAGCGCTGCACGAAGCCGTGCTGACGGGAAACCTGGACTGCGTCAAGCTCCTGGTGAAATACGGCGCTGACATCCACCAGCGGGACGAGAACGGCTGGACGCCCCTGCACATGGCCTGCAGCGACGGCTACGCCGACATCGCCAG GTACCTGCTGTCCCTTGGGGCCAGCCTGGAGGCCACCACGGACGACGGGGAGAAACCCTCGGACCTCATCGACCCCGAGTACGAGGacctggtgcagctgctgggaggcgCCGCGCTGCGCTGA